In the genome of Hydractinia symbiolongicarpus strain clone_291-10 chromosome 5, HSymV2.1, whole genome shotgun sequence, one region contains:
- the LOC130645532 gene encoding radial spoke head protein 3 homolog B-like: protein MAAVLQQKRDGSATYTFSSRPRAIQQRKKYRDPLEQEPQTQMYGNIMYDRRIVRGNTYAQNILPATAQPDPIELQKQQEIKRRAIARKHAKQQFKPRTPEPVEGRKHIDVQTELYLEELTDRVEEADIWTQTDAFLDRPPTPLYIPAKTGIDAATQILEGELFDFDIEVKPILEVLVGKTVEQSLLEVMEEEELSNLRAQQRRFEELRNAELVETQRLEEQERRHREEKERRMRQQLEVLKKEKETTSKIAARAFAQSYLEDLVPSVFGTLHDHGYFYDPVERDVETSFMPWLMEEVTIELNKSRVARAVLDSIIRDTVCERHNVYSNLDTELEQKILAAIKAATQAVKLPTPPATAEEEAKETVSSPEKDSQLNQPEENSEENTEKEAEGVENETEQTVTDRQEDNNESSQPKEPPSDEVTEQPYVEEES from the exons ATGGCTGCTGTTCTGCAACAAAAAAGAGATGGATCTGCCACATACACCTTTTCTAGTCGTCCAAGGGCAatacaacaaagaaaaaaatatcgaGATCCTCTTGAACA ggAGCCACAAACTCAAATGTATGGGAACATTATGTACGATAGAAGAATAGTTCGTGGAAATACGTATGCTCAAAATATTCTGCCTGCA ACTGCACAACCAGATCCAATTGAACttcaaaaacaacaagaaattaAGCGAAGGGCCATTGCAAGAAAGCATGCAAAGCAACAATTCAAACCTAGAACTCCTGAACCTGTTGAAGGACGAAAGCATATTGATGTACAAACAGAGTTATATTTAGAAGAACTTACTGATAGAGTTGAGGAAGCAGATATCTGGACACAAACagatgcttttttagatcgcccTCCAACACCTTTATATATACCTGCAAAAACAGGAATTGATGCAGCAACTCAAATTTTAGAAGGAGAG CTTTTTGATTTTGACATCGAAGTAAAACCAATCTTGGAGGTGTTGGTTGGAAAAACTGTTGAGCAGTCATTGCTAGAAGTAATGGAAGAAGAGGAGCTGTCTAACCTTAGAGCTCAGCAGCGCCGCTTTGAGGAATTGCGCAACGCAGAGCTTGTTGAAACCCAGAGGTTAGAAGAGCAAGAGAGACGTCACAGAGAAGAAAAAGAACGAAGAATGAGGCAACAACTGGAAGTacttaagaaagaaaaagaaacaacaaGTAAAATTGCAGCGAGAGCATTTGCACAG AGCTATCTTGAAGATTTGGTACCATCTGTATTTGGAACTCTACATGACCATGGTTATTTCTATGATCCAGTGGAAAGGG aTGTTGAAACAAGTTTTATGCCATGGTTGATGGAAGAAGTGACAATTGAGTTAAATAAAAGCCGTGTGGCTAGAGCAGTCCTTGATA GTATCATCCGTGACACAGTATGCGAAAGACATAATGTATACTCAAACTTGGATACAGAATTGGAACAAAAGATTCTTGCTGCAATTAAGGCAGCTACTCAAGCCGTTAAATTACCAACACCACCTGCCACTGCTGAAGAGGAAGCTAAAGAGACTGTTAGTAGTCCAGAAAAAGATAGTCAATTAAATCAACCAGAAGAAAATTCAGAAGAGAACACTGAAAAAGAAGCTGAAGGTGTAGAAAATGAAACTGAACAGACTGTTACTGACCGGCAAGAGGATAATAATGAATCTAGTCAGCCAAAAGAACCTCCTAGTGATGAGGTCACTGAACAACCTTATGTAGAGGAAGAAtcctaa